In one Nicotiana sylvestris chromosome 8, ASM39365v2, whole genome shotgun sequence genomic region, the following are encoded:
- the LOC104235443 gene encoding DNA-directed RNA polymerases IV and V subunit 2 isoform X2, with product MTTSDIMDEVGCSSGKGKISNGSAMMDFDIDDLFEVDDDDWDEDEDDDDNLDVAPIKELGEGFLKNFCKKASTGFFEKYGLISHQINSYNDFINFGIQRVFDLVGEIHVEPGYDPSKRGDGDWKHASVKFGKVSLERPRFWAGEKFSVDGGKEYLDLWPRHARLQNMTYSARIMVETHVQVYTKKLVRSDKFKTGVDQFVDKECEMEDKRDVLIGRIPVMVNSELCWMNGVDKPDCEFDHGGYFIVKGAEKTFIAQEQICLKRLWVSNSPTWTVAYRPVAKRNRVYIKLAETLKLEHIKGAEKALTVYFSVAEMPIWILFFALGVSSDREVVNLIDVDIEDTNIVNILVASIHDADKKCEDFRKGKKALAYVDRLIKGCRFPPQESVEECIQQYLFPNLSGLKQKARFLGYMVKSLLHAFIGRRKVDNRDDFRNKRLELAGELLERELRAHIKHAERRMLKAMQRDLYGDRQVQPIEHYLDASIITNGLSRAFSTGHWCHPYKRMERVSGVVATIRRTNPLQMTADMRKTRQQVTYTGKVGDARYPHPSHWGKVCFLSTPDGENCGLVKNLASMGLVSTTILKPLLETLYRCGMQKLVDDSATSLHGKQKVLLNGDWVGICEDSAFFVSKLRRKRRRNEVPHQVEVKRDEQQGEVRMFSDAGRILRPLLVVSNLKKIKALKGGDCGFQSLLDNGIIELIGPEEEEDCRTAWGVEYLLTADKENPPAKYTHCELDMSFLLGLSCGIIPFANHDHARRVLYQSEKHSQQAIGFSTVNPNIRVDTNTHQLYYPQRPLFRTMLSDSLGKPKYTHSQKGMLPRPEYYNGQCAIVAVNVHLGYNQEDSLVMNCASLERGMFRSEHVRSYKAEVDNKEAIGKKLKIEDSVNFGKTQSKIGRVDSLDDDGFPFIGANLQSGDIIIGKYAESGADHSVKLKHTERGMVQKVLLSANDEGKNFAVVSLRQVRSPCLGDKFSSMHGQKGVLGFLESQENFPFTAQGIVPDIVINPHAFPSRQTPGQLLEAALGKGIALGGGQKYATPFSTLSVDAIIEQLHGRGFSKWGNERVYNGRTGEMGQNLIFMGPTFYQRLIHMAEDKVKFRNTGPVHPLTRQPVADRKRFGGIKFGEMERDCLIAHGAAANLHERLFTLSDSSQMHVCGKCKNMANVIQRSVQGGKVRGPYCRFCESVEDIVKVNVPYGAKLLCQELFSMGISLKFDTEIC from the exons ATGACGACTTCTGATATCATGGATGAAGTGGGATGTAGTAGTGGTAAAGGGAAGATATCAAATGGATCAGCGATGATGGATTTTGATATTGATGATCTCTTTGAAGTGGATGATGATGATTGGGATGAGGACGAGGACGATGATGATAATCTTGATGTGGCTCCAATCAAAGAGTTGGGTGAAGGTTTCTTGAAGAACTTTTGTAAAAAGGCATCAACTGGTTTTTTTGAGAAGTATGGCTTGATTAGTCATCAGATTAATTCCTATAATGACTTCATCAACTTTGGAATCCAAAGAGTGTTTGACTTGGTTGGAGAGATCCATGTTGAGCCAGGGTATGATCCATCAAAGAGAGGTGATGGTGATTGGAAGCATGCTTCTGTTAAGTTTGGGAAAGTATCCCTTGAGCGGCCAAGGTTTTGGGCAGGGGAAAAGTTTTCTGTGGACGGTGGGAAAGAGTACCTGGACTTGTGGCCACGGCATGCTCGCCTTCAGAACATGACCTACTCTGCCAGGATTATGGTTGAGACTCATGTTCAG GTGTATACTAAAAAGCTAGTTAGAAGCGACAAGTTCAAAACTGGGGTAGACCAGTTTGTTGACAAGGAGTGTGAGATGGAAGACAAAAGGGATGTCTTGATTGGGAGAATCCCTGTGATGGTGAACTCAGAGTTGTGCTGGATGAATGGTGTTGACAAGCCTGATTGTGAATTTGATCATGGGGGGTATTTCATAGTCAAAGGGGCTGAAAAG ACCTTCATCGCACAGGAGCAGATCTGTTTAAAAAGACTCTGGGTGTCAAACAGTCCCACTTGGACGGTTGCATATCGCCCAGTTGCAAAAAGGAATAGAGTCTATATTAAACTGGCTGAGACCTTGAAGCTTGAGCACATAAAGGGAGCAGAAAAGGCCCTTACTGTGTACTTCTCAGTGGCGGAAATGCCAATTTGGATTTTGTTTTTTGCTCTAGGTGTATCCTCTGACAGGGAGGTAGTAAATTTAATTGATGTGGATATTGAAGATACTAATATTGTCAATATACTAGTAGCTTCAATCCACGATGCTGATAAGAAGTGTGAGGATTTCAGGAAGGGGAAAAAGGCTCTCGCTTATGTTGATAGACTTATAAAGGGTTGTAGATTTCCACCTCAAGAGTCTGTTGAGGAGTGCATACAACAATACCTGTTCCCTAATCTTAGTGGTCTCAAGCAGAAGGCTCGCTTCCTTGGCTATATGGTAAAGTCCCTCTTGCACGCTTTTATTGGTCGCAGAAAAGTTGACAACAGAGATGATTTTCGGAACAAGAGATTGGAGCTGGCTGGTGAGCTCCTTGAACGAGAGCTCAGGGCGCACATTAAACATGCTGAGAGGCGTATGCTGAAGGCAATGCAAAGAGATCTTTACGGAGATCGACAAGTTCAACCAATTGAGCACTATCTTGATGCATCTATTATTACAAATGGTCTCTCCAGGGCCTTTTCCACTGGACACTGGTGTCACCCTTACAAGAGAATGGAGAGGGTCTCTGGTGTAGTAGCAACTATCAGACGAACCAATCCTTTGCAAATGACTGCTGATATGAGGAAAACACGTCAGCAGGTTACATACACTGGGAAGGTTGGCGATGCTAGATACCC ACATCCTTCACACTGGGGAAAGGTATGTTTTCTCTCCACCCCAGATGGAGAAAATTGTGGCCTGGTGAAAAACTTGGCGAGTATGGGTCTTGTCAGCACAACTattttgaagccacttcttgagacgttgtaccggtgtgggatgcaaaagttagtagatgatagtgccacctcactccatggaaagcaaaaggtACTTTTAAATGGGGATTGGGTTGGAATATGTGAAGATTCTGCATTCTTTGTTTCAAAGCTAAGACGTAAGCGCCGCAggaatgaagtgccacaccag gttgaagttaagagagatgagcagcagGGTGAAGTTCGCATGTTTTCTGATGCGGGAAGGATTCTGCGCCCTCTTCTTGTTGTTTCAAATCTAAAGAAAATCAAAGCTTTGAAAGGGGGAGACTGTGGCTTTCAATCTCTTCTGGACAATGGGATTATTGAGCTTATAGGacctgaagaagaagaagactgtCGAACTGCATGGGGAGTTGAATACCTCTTAACAGCAGATAAGGAGAACCCACCTGCCAAGTATACCCATTGTGAGTTAGACATGTCATTCCTGTTGGGCTTGAGCTGTGGTATTATCCCTTTTGCAAATCATGATCATGCTAGGAGAGTCCTCTATCAGTCTGAAAAGCACTCTCAGCAGGCAATTGGGTTTTCAACAGTGAATCCAAACATTAGAGTTGATACAAATACCCATCAATTGTATTATCCTCAGAGGCCACTTTTCCGGACAATGTTGTCAGATTCCCTTGGGAAGCCCAAATATACTCATAGCCAGAAAGGAATGCTTCCACGGCCTGAATACTACAATGGTCAATGTGCTATTGTTGCAGTGAATGTTCACCTTGGCTATAACCAAGAAGATTCATTGGTTATGAATTGTGCATCACTGGAGCGTGGAATGTTTCGGTCGGAGCATGTTAGGAGCTACAAGGCTGAGGTTGACAATAAGGAAGCTATCGGAAAGAAGCTAAAGATTGAGGATTCTGTTAACTTTGGGAAAACCCAGAGTAAAATTGGACGAGTGGACAGCCTAGATGATGATGGTTTTCCATTCATTGGGGCAAATCTCCAGAGCGGGGATATCATAATTGGGAAATACGCAGAATCAGGGGCTGATCACAGTGTCAAGCTGAAGCATACTGAAAGGGGTATGGTTCAAAAGGTTCTGCTCTCTGCCAATGATGAAGGGAAGAACTTTGCTGTTGTATCTCTGAGACAA GTTCGTTCTCCATGTCTTGGAGACAAGTTCTCCAGCATGCATGGACAAAAGGGTGTCCTTGGATTTCTGGAATCTCAGGAGAATTTCCCTTTTACAGCTCAAGGGATTGTTCCAGACATTGTAATCAATCCTCATGCATTTCCTTCAAGGCAAACCCCTGGTCAGCTGCTGGAAGCCGCTTTAGGGAAGGGCATTGCCCTAGGTGGCGGTCAAAAATATGCCACTCCCTTTTCCACTTTATCAGTTGATGCCATAATAGAGCAGCTTCATGG GCGAGGTTTCTCAAAATGGGGAAATGAGAGAGTTTACAATGGCCGTACGGGTGAAATGGGTCAAAACCTGATCTTCATGGGCCCAACATTCTACCAACGCCTCATTCATATGGCTGAAGACAAAGTGAAGTTCCGTAATACCGGACCAGTCCATCCCCTTACTCGCCAACCTGTGGCAGACAGAAAACGCTTTGGTGGAATTAAATTTGGTGAAATGGAGCGTGACTGTCTTATAGCTCATGGTGCTGCAGCGAACTTGCATGAACGCCTTTTCACACTCAGTGACTCCTCCCAAATGCACGTCTGTGGGAAGTGCAAGAACATGGCAAATGTAATCCAGAGGTCTGTTCAAGGTGGTAAGGTAAGAGGTCCTTATTGCCGCTTCTGTGAATCAGTTGAAGATATAGTGAAGGTTAATGTGCCATATGGTGCGAAGTTATTGTGCCAGGAGCTCTTCAGCATGGGCATATCTCTCAAGTTTGATACTGAGATTTGCTAG
- the LOC104235443 gene encoding DNA-directed RNA polymerases IV and V subunit 2 isoform X1, translating to MDECLGRFIHMTTSDIMDEVGCSSGKGKISNGSAMMDFDIDDLFEVDDDDWDEDEDDDDNLDVAPIKELGEGFLKNFCKKASTGFFEKYGLISHQINSYNDFINFGIQRVFDLVGEIHVEPGYDPSKRGDGDWKHASVKFGKVSLERPRFWAGEKFSVDGGKEYLDLWPRHARLQNMTYSARIMVETHVQVYTKKLVRSDKFKTGVDQFVDKECEMEDKRDVLIGRIPVMVNSELCWMNGVDKPDCEFDHGGYFIVKGAEKTFIAQEQICLKRLWVSNSPTWTVAYRPVAKRNRVYIKLAETLKLEHIKGAEKALTVYFSVAEMPIWILFFALGVSSDREVVNLIDVDIEDTNIVNILVASIHDADKKCEDFRKGKKALAYVDRLIKGCRFPPQESVEECIQQYLFPNLSGLKQKARFLGYMVKSLLHAFIGRRKVDNRDDFRNKRLELAGELLERELRAHIKHAERRMLKAMQRDLYGDRQVQPIEHYLDASIITNGLSRAFSTGHWCHPYKRMERVSGVVATIRRTNPLQMTADMRKTRQQVTYTGKVGDARYPHPSHWGKVCFLSTPDGENCGLVKNLASMGLVSTTILKPLLETLYRCGMQKLVDDSATSLHGKQKVLLNGDWVGICEDSAFFVSKLRRKRRRNEVPHQVEVKRDEQQGEVRMFSDAGRILRPLLVVSNLKKIKALKGGDCGFQSLLDNGIIELIGPEEEEDCRTAWGVEYLLTADKENPPAKYTHCELDMSFLLGLSCGIIPFANHDHARRVLYQSEKHSQQAIGFSTVNPNIRVDTNTHQLYYPQRPLFRTMLSDSLGKPKYTHSQKGMLPRPEYYNGQCAIVAVNVHLGYNQEDSLVMNCASLERGMFRSEHVRSYKAEVDNKEAIGKKLKIEDSVNFGKTQSKIGRVDSLDDDGFPFIGANLQSGDIIIGKYAESGADHSVKLKHTERGMVQKVLLSANDEGKNFAVVSLRQVRSPCLGDKFSSMHGQKGVLGFLESQENFPFTAQGIVPDIVINPHAFPSRQTPGQLLEAALGKGIALGGGQKYATPFSTLSVDAIIEQLHGRGFSKWGNERVYNGRTGEMGQNLIFMGPTFYQRLIHMAEDKVKFRNTGPVHPLTRQPVADRKRFGGIKFGEMERDCLIAHGAAANLHERLFTLSDSSQMHVCGKCKNMANVIQRSVQGGKVRGPYCRFCESVEDIVKVNVPYGAKLLCQELFSMGISLKFDTEIC from the exons ATGGATGAATGCTTAGG GCGCTTCATTCATATGACGACTTCTGATATCATGGATGAAGTGGGATGTAGTAGTGGTAAAGGGAAGATATCAAATGGATCAGCGATGATGGATTTTGATATTGATGATCTCTTTGAAGTGGATGATGATGATTGGGATGAGGACGAGGACGATGATGATAATCTTGATGTGGCTCCAATCAAAGAGTTGGGTGAAGGTTTCTTGAAGAACTTTTGTAAAAAGGCATCAACTGGTTTTTTTGAGAAGTATGGCTTGATTAGTCATCAGATTAATTCCTATAATGACTTCATCAACTTTGGAATCCAAAGAGTGTTTGACTTGGTTGGAGAGATCCATGTTGAGCCAGGGTATGATCCATCAAAGAGAGGTGATGGTGATTGGAAGCATGCTTCTGTTAAGTTTGGGAAAGTATCCCTTGAGCGGCCAAGGTTTTGGGCAGGGGAAAAGTTTTCTGTGGACGGTGGGAAAGAGTACCTGGACTTGTGGCCACGGCATGCTCGCCTTCAGAACATGACCTACTCTGCCAGGATTATGGTTGAGACTCATGTTCAG GTGTATACTAAAAAGCTAGTTAGAAGCGACAAGTTCAAAACTGGGGTAGACCAGTTTGTTGACAAGGAGTGTGAGATGGAAGACAAAAGGGATGTCTTGATTGGGAGAATCCCTGTGATGGTGAACTCAGAGTTGTGCTGGATGAATGGTGTTGACAAGCCTGATTGTGAATTTGATCATGGGGGGTATTTCATAGTCAAAGGGGCTGAAAAG ACCTTCATCGCACAGGAGCAGATCTGTTTAAAAAGACTCTGGGTGTCAAACAGTCCCACTTGGACGGTTGCATATCGCCCAGTTGCAAAAAGGAATAGAGTCTATATTAAACTGGCTGAGACCTTGAAGCTTGAGCACATAAAGGGAGCAGAAAAGGCCCTTACTGTGTACTTCTCAGTGGCGGAAATGCCAATTTGGATTTTGTTTTTTGCTCTAGGTGTATCCTCTGACAGGGAGGTAGTAAATTTAATTGATGTGGATATTGAAGATACTAATATTGTCAATATACTAGTAGCTTCAATCCACGATGCTGATAAGAAGTGTGAGGATTTCAGGAAGGGGAAAAAGGCTCTCGCTTATGTTGATAGACTTATAAAGGGTTGTAGATTTCCACCTCAAGAGTCTGTTGAGGAGTGCATACAACAATACCTGTTCCCTAATCTTAGTGGTCTCAAGCAGAAGGCTCGCTTCCTTGGCTATATGGTAAAGTCCCTCTTGCACGCTTTTATTGGTCGCAGAAAAGTTGACAACAGAGATGATTTTCGGAACAAGAGATTGGAGCTGGCTGGTGAGCTCCTTGAACGAGAGCTCAGGGCGCACATTAAACATGCTGAGAGGCGTATGCTGAAGGCAATGCAAAGAGATCTTTACGGAGATCGACAAGTTCAACCAATTGAGCACTATCTTGATGCATCTATTATTACAAATGGTCTCTCCAGGGCCTTTTCCACTGGACACTGGTGTCACCCTTACAAGAGAATGGAGAGGGTCTCTGGTGTAGTAGCAACTATCAGACGAACCAATCCTTTGCAAATGACTGCTGATATGAGGAAAACACGTCAGCAGGTTACATACACTGGGAAGGTTGGCGATGCTAGATACCC ACATCCTTCACACTGGGGAAAGGTATGTTTTCTCTCCACCCCAGATGGAGAAAATTGTGGCCTGGTGAAAAACTTGGCGAGTATGGGTCTTGTCAGCACAACTattttgaagccacttcttgagacgttgtaccggtgtgggatgcaaaagttagtagatgatagtgccacctcactccatggaaagcaaaaggtACTTTTAAATGGGGATTGGGTTGGAATATGTGAAGATTCTGCATTCTTTGTTTCAAAGCTAAGACGTAAGCGCCGCAggaatgaagtgccacaccag gttgaagttaagagagatgagcagcagGGTGAAGTTCGCATGTTTTCTGATGCGGGAAGGATTCTGCGCCCTCTTCTTGTTGTTTCAAATCTAAAGAAAATCAAAGCTTTGAAAGGGGGAGACTGTGGCTTTCAATCTCTTCTGGACAATGGGATTATTGAGCTTATAGGacctgaagaagaagaagactgtCGAACTGCATGGGGAGTTGAATACCTCTTAACAGCAGATAAGGAGAACCCACCTGCCAAGTATACCCATTGTGAGTTAGACATGTCATTCCTGTTGGGCTTGAGCTGTGGTATTATCCCTTTTGCAAATCATGATCATGCTAGGAGAGTCCTCTATCAGTCTGAAAAGCACTCTCAGCAGGCAATTGGGTTTTCAACAGTGAATCCAAACATTAGAGTTGATACAAATACCCATCAATTGTATTATCCTCAGAGGCCACTTTTCCGGACAATGTTGTCAGATTCCCTTGGGAAGCCCAAATATACTCATAGCCAGAAAGGAATGCTTCCACGGCCTGAATACTACAATGGTCAATGTGCTATTGTTGCAGTGAATGTTCACCTTGGCTATAACCAAGAAGATTCATTGGTTATGAATTGTGCATCACTGGAGCGTGGAATGTTTCGGTCGGAGCATGTTAGGAGCTACAAGGCTGAGGTTGACAATAAGGAAGCTATCGGAAAGAAGCTAAAGATTGAGGATTCTGTTAACTTTGGGAAAACCCAGAGTAAAATTGGACGAGTGGACAGCCTAGATGATGATGGTTTTCCATTCATTGGGGCAAATCTCCAGAGCGGGGATATCATAATTGGGAAATACGCAGAATCAGGGGCTGATCACAGTGTCAAGCTGAAGCATACTGAAAGGGGTATGGTTCAAAAGGTTCTGCTCTCTGCCAATGATGAAGGGAAGAACTTTGCTGTTGTATCTCTGAGACAA GTTCGTTCTCCATGTCTTGGAGACAAGTTCTCCAGCATGCATGGACAAAAGGGTGTCCTTGGATTTCTGGAATCTCAGGAGAATTTCCCTTTTACAGCTCAAGGGATTGTTCCAGACATTGTAATCAATCCTCATGCATTTCCTTCAAGGCAAACCCCTGGTCAGCTGCTGGAAGCCGCTTTAGGGAAGGGCATTGCCCTAGGTGGCGGTCAAAAATATGCCACTCCCTTTTCCACTTTATCAGTTGATGCCATAATAGAGCAGCTTCATGG GCGAGGTTTCTCAAAATGGGGAAATGAGAGAGTTTACAATGGCCGTACGGGTGAAATGGGTCAAAACCTGATCTTCATGGGCCCAACATTCTACCAACGCCTCATTCATATGGCTGAAGACAAAGTGAAGTTCCGTAATACCGGACCAGTCCATCCCCTTACTCGCCAACCTGTGGCAGACAGAAAACGCTTTGGTGGAATTAAATTTGGTGAAATGGAGCGTGACTGTCTTATAGCTCATGGTGCTGCAGCGAACTTGCATGAACGCCTTTTCACACTCAGTGACTCCTCCCAAATGCACGTCTGTGGGAAGTGCAAGAACATGGCAAATGTAATCCAGAGGTCTGTTCAAGGTGGTAAGGTAAGAGGTCCTTATTGCCGCTTCTGTGAATCAGTTGAAGATATAGTGAAGGTTAATGTGCCATATGGTGCGAAGTTATTGTGCCAGGAGCTCTTCAGCATGGGCATATCTCTCAAGTTTGATACTGAGATTTGCTAG